The Capsicum annuum cultivar UCD-10X-F1 chromosome 1, UCD10Xv1.1, whole genome shotgun sequence sequence GGAgtaaataatatttatacaacaaaaaaatttataatccaaacaaaaataaatatcaaagagCAAAATTTTCTTTGCTCTGCATGGTCAACAAACATAAAAGAGATTCGTATTTGTTCATACTGCTTTATTTAAATGAAAAGCTAGGTATCCAACCCAATAAAGAATTGAGGCGAAATAAGAAAACTTAACCCATAAACTTAGGAATTTACCTGTTAGTAGAAAATCTTTCTCCATATATTTGTTCATATAGCCGGCCTATTTATTAAAAAAGTCACGTATCCAAGAATGAATTCAGCCAAAACTAAAAAACCTTGCCATATaggttttcatatatttattatactcaatattacatattataaaatataatggtaaaaagatgattttatgtATTGCAGCCTATTTTACTGAAGGGCAAAAAGTTATTCAAATAACTTTTTTAAATTCTTCACACTTTTATTGAAGGGCAAAAAGTTATTCAAATAACTTTTTTaaattcttcacacttttaatatattatagatatagattatagatatagatagatatagatttataAACATAGTTTAAGAACCTTCTTCATGTACAATCCGAAATATTTCCATCTTTCTAGCCTTTGTGGGAATGAGAAATAAACTATATCTCATCCAATTTTTGACCAATATTATCTCTTCCTAAAGCAGAATTCACTCATGCATGCACTTGTAAGGAAGAGAAACATTCACTCCCATCCACAAACTTCAACatcccttcactatataattccTCCGTTTTGTTCTAATTTCTACATGTTAGAGTTGGTTATTTTCatctaagaaatttttttttatctctcatttttgctggtaaaaaaaaatcaaaatatcaccAGCAAAATGAGTCGTTCAATTGCTCCTCTACTTTGTATCTTCCTCCTTTTGGCCACGTCCTCTGCCTCGGCCTTTAATATCACAAGGATTCTAGGCCAATATCCTGATTACAGCACTTTCAATGATCTTCTTTCGAAATCCGGCTTAGCCACTGACATTAACAAAAGGGGTACAATTACACTCTTGGCAGTCCCAAATGGTGCTATTGGTGATCTTGCCTCGAAATCCGATGATATTCTCAAGAGGGTGTTGTCTACACACGTCGTGTTGGATTACTATGACCCAATGAAACTCCAAAGGATGAAGGAGAAGACAGCAAAAATGACAAATATGTTCCAACAATCAGGGACAGCAGCATATGATCAAGGTTTCTTGAATGTTACTGCTAAAGATGGTACCTTTGTATTCGGATCAGCTGTTGTAGGCTCTGTGCGTGATTCCAAGCTTGAAAAATCTGTCATGAACCAGCCATACAACGTCTCAGTTCTTGGAATTTCTAAGCCAATTGTGACACCTGGTCTTGATGGAACAATGGCACCTATCTCAGCCCCACCACCAAAGGTGCCCGCGCCTAAGAAATCACCCGTAGCAGAGTCCCCTGCTGAGGAGGAGGAAGCAGAGTCCCCTTCCCAAGAAGAAGAAGCAGAGTCTCCTTCTGAAGAAGCAGAGTCTCCTTCcgaagatgatgatgatgccgATTCACCAGCACCCTCACCGAATGCTGATTCAGCTCCAGCCGATGCtgcaccaccaccatcatcagcTGGAAAATTGAAGGCTTCCTTtggtttatttgttgttttggcATCAGTGGTTGCTGCTTATTAAAAGGGAgggtttccaaaaaaaataaatagtaatgggttggaaatatatgaattttatttctACATTAGGGATCATTTGAGATGTATATGGTAAGGAAAATCCCAATATTTCGATGTGACttaataaaatcataattgtaAGTTTAGTAATCATCTGTATTTTGCGAATCTACATTAGTCATGCTAGTAAATATAGCTGGACGGTTATGTGTTAATCTATATATTGTATGATTGTTTTTGGAAATTTATTGAGGAAGAACGTAGATGAAGTTTACACTGATTTCTCTCTTTAATGCCAAGTTTGTCAATTAGACAATCTGAATAAGTACTGGATTACACTCAGAATATCGCCTGTGCAACAATTTCCGTGCACATCAAACTATTTTTCCCCTGATTACCCATTGAACTTGGCAGTTTGATAGTCTTGTGATACAAGCCATAATGCCTCCGAACCTTTGAATGAGATACGTATGATGCTCGAGGTGCTTGATGACTCCTTCCTTATTGATATTAAAATATGTCATATGGATGAAGATTACCATTAAGGAGGTTCAAAGGACTTCGACAAGGTCGAAGGAGTGCAAAACCGGCCTCGAAAGCCCCTTGGAAGGGTCATGTGCCCAAGGCTCTTCGGAtccgctctagcatttcaagagtggGTCAAAACAGACCTTAATAGGCCTTTTCTTgcatttgggtcacttttgggcgctaattatgtgatatttagccaaactataaatacttggtaGCTAGACACatttagttagtttttgttgattgataatgatgaaCTCATGAACCTCCATTGGAAGTGTTTTGAGAGCTAGAAAAGCGAATGTTGATCTTCGATTAGAAATGTCAGTTGTAAGGGAGATTCAATCCCCTTTGCGGtcacgtaagagttaggtgctatTTGGTAATCTTTTAGGTAGGTTTTTgggtttgatataccctttgATTGCTCTTTTATGATCACATTTGTGTTTATCTTTCTATCTTTGATATTCTATccctctatctttactttttttgcGTTTATATTTAAGTCATCGTGTCGAGAATCATATCATTTGGTCTCAGAGCTAtgcttgatttcattcctacgaagtcaatcttaGGTCTAGTCGTCTTGAAAAATCGAAAAATCACAAAAAGTTACTATTCACATTTTTGGTCTttgttcaaattttgagttttttatttttgtgttttcttttgtttctcgTGTTAGAATTGTATTCTGTAACACTATACAATTCTATAAATCAAATTTGAGTCAAATCAGAGCTTATTTGAGTGTTCTATCCTTGTTGGAAGTTTGGGTTGAAGAAGTTTGGAGTGAATTGAAAATCTGAAGATTTTGATGAAGAATTTAGGTAAACTGAtgttttgaatgtgtttagaAAGTTAAGAAGTACCTACATTCAAGATTTCAACTCATTCCAAGATCCAGAGTGAAAGTTAAAAAgattgatgttcttggtgtgttCTTGAGGAGACTGATATATTCATATTGAAATTTCATCCACAAGAGGGGGcttgatccaaaaaaaaaaaggaagacaaAATGTGAAAAGTATTTGTTCTAAGGCATCTACAAAGATTCCAAGGATATCCAAATAAAAGAGGATATTAAAGACCAATTGGTGGGCATTTTGGCCAATTCAAAGGCATGGGGTGGCCAACTTGTTGTGCAAGTGCGCCAAAGGTGCTGCAATACCTCATAGTAGTAGCACCTATGTTCAGGTTGCCTTGGACCTGTAACCCATCTACTAAAGTAGGTCCCCAAATGCAGGTGAAGGCAGACCAATGCATTTCAACCTCCAAAACACATTTCAAGCCTACCTAATGCCAAATTGAAGTTCCAAATGCATTCTAACACTTCAAACTCCAATTTGCTCAAGGTTTGATCCATTAGTTTCAGTTTCTTGATTCCTAaactctttttctattcttaaaCCAATCATCAACTAGTAATTCGTCTACTAAGTTGATCGATTAATTCTTGAGTCCGAATTCTTTCATCGTCCTATTTCTTTGGAGcttttataacttttatttcGCTGTAACTTTTTGATTCAACTTCGTAagtagtttttatttcttcaagcCATTCAAACAAGAATTCACTTTGTCCGCAAGTAGATATTGACACTTTATTTAtcaccggagtataagcaactttcaacattCGTCACTTCAATTGAGATGACTAGAAAGGTGAGATTCTTATGAGTGTCGGATAAGAGCTTTTACCACTAATCTTGTTTGCTCATTTGTAGATATAAGGTGATATAAGGAAGTATGTCTTTTATAGCTTTGGATAATTATGACTATGAGATATGAGACTATGATTGTGGTGATAATAGTTATGGCTACGAAGAAGGtggagattatgggggctatgaatatagccatgataAAGAGTTGAATGAAAATGAGGGCTACTATTCCAAAAAATAATTGAGATGAATGATGATCCAAGTTCTTATAGTGAGCATAGTGATGATGAAGAGCCTTGTGATAGTACTTATGGGGAAtatggggcatgtgaggagtattACACTTCCCACTCCAAGCCTAGAGGTGGTGTAAGGTATAAAccatttatttacaaatattatgaggatcatagtgagaatgtacataaggATTATGATGTTTTGGATTCGTCGTCtagtagtacttcttatcaaggtcgaatCTATGTGAATAGTTATTCTAACTATAGTAGAGATTGCTCAATGGGAATGAAAGAGTGTGAATCTCCAAAGCCTTGGGATATTACATCTTATTCTTCTTATCTTAGTGCCCAAACACATGGAAAAGGGAACCAGGGTAGAAATGAAGGGTACAGTAGGAGTTAAGATATTCCTACTCTTCCCATCTTTATAAGAGAATCGGGTTCCGAATAATATCTTGATTGGGAATCAAAGTGTGAAAGGATCTTCATGGATGATGATATGAGCAAGGTAGAAAGAGCTATGTGTGCCCTTAAACATATTCAAGGTCTTACATCGTTGTGGTAGGATATCAAAAGAAAGTTAGACCAAACATGGAGTGCCTTGAAGGAACTAATGAGGTACGCCCATATACCAATGGGGTTTAGAAAGCATTACAATATTGATACAAGAAGAAACGTTCGCTCTAGAAGGGTAAACATTTGTAGGGTTCTGGGATGCCTCCTTGTAATAAATGATTAGTGCTACAGAAACTACATCATCCCACCCATGGTTTACTATCTAGGATACCTCAAGAGCCtctacttgttccatacttcttagAGGGGTATAGAGTTTTTGAGAAAGTGAAGATTTCCTTCACCTAAAGTGGGTACAACGAGGAGGTGTGGTGTGACATTTTTTTCTTAGAACGTGGACATCTACGCTTGGGCAACAATTGGTTTATAAGTCATAGAGTTCCAAATATGTGAAATTGGCCTAAGAATGTAATGACTAataaggaaatcatctctttccacCCACTCCTCCCAAATCTCAAAGAGGTGTGACCACTTACTctaagaataatgaaaataaaagaaaaaagattgagaagagtaAGGGAAAGCAAGGTGGAAAcctaagagaggaaaaaagagagGTTGAGAGAAGTAAAGTGAGAGGGTTGCCACCAAACTGAACTAACAATGTTTGTCCTTTTTTTAATGAGGACATGTGTATAGGTACCAACATGCTAAGTGGAGGATAACAAGAACCAAAAGAGAAGATTCCATTTGAAGATTTGACGAAGTCAATCTTAGATGCTTCCAAGGCTTGTGAAAGACCTTCACACCAAGGCAAAGAAGAATATTCTCAATAAtatcaaggtaaaatagctaactcttatacttttgtacatgtgaataatgattgtgtggctagtagcacattaagtgtgagtagtagcttatcTATATGTGAGTCTCATATTTTTTGCCTCTTGCTGATGATGTACCCGTTGAGAGTGTGGAAACACTATTTAATCCTATTGATAACCTCattgactcttctagtaagatcaatttgtgtccaccaAGCATTGAAGCCAATGTGATTAATAATGGTACATTATTttgtgaaaattgtgttgaccAACTTGGGGGTAAAACTAGTACACCACTTGAGGATGattgtgatgtgattaatgaacctcaagtgagtgatgatattgaaaatattggtcaTGTAAATAGGATTGACCCTTTGAGCATGTCATTTAGTGAATATCCTATTATTTGTCCTGCTCATAGGGATGATTATGTGTTTGGAACTTCTTCAGAACTTGATAGTTATGTTATTGAGAGTGAACTTACAAGTTTTAATCCTCCTTCATAGAttgatccttctctctttaagtataatatcatgtttgaagaTGGTACAATCACTCCTAGTGCACCTAGTGGTGTGAATAATGTTGATGGTGTAGCTTATCTTGAGGGTTATAGCCTATATGACAACCTACTATGGTTTGAATAAAtttctcctaaagatgaaaatctcttttatgaagatgagagtactcttaaggaaagaaatgtgatgttttcaaaagaaataatcaatTGAGTGATGATAGCTTTcatttgcttgaatatttaaaaaatctaatttgTGATTGTTCCTATGAAAAGGCgtgtggttgtgatcctttgtatgacaccccatccttgtttgataattatgGGATGAATTACTTGATTCTTGTTATGATTTGAGTAATGATTCCTTTGATGTTAGTGATGGCATGTGTTTGCTTAAGGATTCTTCCCTTGAAAGAGAAAGTATCAATTGTTTAGAAATTGTTTCTTATTCTACTTTGTGTGCTTCTATTATTGagaatactcatggtgatgatcttAAATTTAATGGTGAGTATATACACGAGGACACATTGGTTAAAGttaacttgagtgatacctttctctactttcCATTTGCTTTCGATGATGCTTATGCTAGTGTGGAGAGTATATTTGATTTTGGTGATGTGTTTGGGAGAAAGAAGTGTTGTCTATACCAATTTCTATGGCCACTCTATCCATTTGACCGCGATGGAAAATTTAAATGTGGTGATTTCCACACATCCAACTTGATTCTTGGTCTAGTGACAAGCAAAGTTTATATGAGGATGTTGGAATCCTTCCCTATGATATAAAGTCTTTCTTATGGATTTACAACCTACTTGATAGACCCAAGTTGTGCATGGGAGGCATTTCCAACAAAGATAAGCATTCATTAAAGAAGGAAAGTAAAGAAAAGATCCAAGAGAATTCAACATTGTTTGTTTCCAATCTTTACCAAGTTTTCACTACTTGTAAGTCAAAGAGAGAGTCTCATCTTGAAAAAATTTTAGATGGATTCAATGCTTGTGATCCCCTTCTTTGTGAATTGTTTACAATTGGTAACCCCTTTCTTAAGGGAAGTTGTTTTAAAGGAAAAACTCATATGTTCTTATATGTTTTGGTTCCATTCTTGTGTGAATTATGTGCTATATCTTTTGAGCTAAATGGCCTTTTTGTATTTAGCAGCAGTTTGGATGATGCttttacacttgattcctttctatactacctttttacttatgatgatatccatgctagtcttggatttGCTTTATGTAGAGATAGGgaacttgttggttggtccacttgtttgattCACAATGCTACATGGATATTTTGGACTTTAAAACCAATTGAGGCACCACTCTTCATGTGGTCTCTTAAAGGGGTGATgaagcaattgtgtcttatggatCCTAAGTTGAAGGTAGCCTTACTTTATGGATTTAGTAATGCCATTATTACCTTTTTGGTTTCCTTACCTCTTGGTGATTCCCATCGCCAACTCCTTTgtgtatttttcaataattttctaatgTTTACCATGTTGAAGTGTATGCAACTTTGACATGATGCTATGATTATTTGTGCTAACCacaaccctcatgtcatgaggatgttgtATTTATTTGTTCTTTCTTTGGTTTTATAAGGTTTTGATTTAAGGTCGAaccttttcaagaaggagaggatgatacaatccaaattgTTTTCGGACCTTTGGATGAGATACATATGATGCTTGAGGTTCTTGATGACTCCTTAGTGCTTTTAAAAGATGCCACACGTATGAAGATTACCATTAAGGAGGGTTAAAGGACTTTGACAAGGTCGAAGGAGTGCAAAATGAGACACGAACACCCCTTAGAAGGGTCATGCACCCAAGGCGCTTTGGATctgctctagcatttcaagagtggGTCAAAACTGCACCTAGTgttttttttcttgcatttagGTCACTTTGGGCCCTAATTATGTAACATTTATCCAAATAATAAATACTTGGTAGCTTTGCGtatttagttagtttttgttgattgataatgataaaTTGATGAACCTCCACTGGGAGTGCTTTGAGAGCTTAGAAAAATGAATGTTGATCTTTG is a genomic window containing:
- the LOC107857326 gene encoding fasciclin-like arabinogalactan protein 3, with the translated sequence MSRSIAPLLCIFLLLATSSASAFNITRILGQYPDYSTFNDLLSKSGLATDINKRGTITLLAVPNGAIGDLASKSDDILKRVLSTHVVLDYYDPMKLQRMKEKTAKMTNMFQQSGTAAYDQGFLNVTAKDGTFVFGSAVVGSVRDSKLEKSVMNQPYNVSVLGISKPIVTPGLDGTMAPISAPPPKVPAPKKSPVAESPAEEEEAESPSQEEEAESPSEEAESPSEDDDDADSPAPSPNADSAPADAAPPPSSAGKLKASFGLFVVLASVVAAY